CCGCTCATCGAACAGCTGCCGCCGCTTGACCGCGCACCACTGAGAGCGGCGATCGCGCGACTGAACGCCGGATGGTTCGGCTGGGTCGCCGTCACCAGTGTGCACGGCGCAGCCGCGCTGGTAGCTGGCGGGGCCGACCGCGGGAAGGCGCGTGTCGCAGCGGTCGGCCCGGCGACGGCGGCGCGGCTCGAGGCCGCAGGGTTTGCCGTCGACCTCATCCCTGCCGAGTACACGGGCGAGCGGCTCGCGGAGCGGCTTGGCTCCACGCACGAGTGGCAGAGTGGTGGCGCTGCTGGCGATCCAGACTCTGTCGCGCGCGTGCTCCTGCCGCTTTCCGACCTCGCCGACGAGACAGTCGAGAGCGGGCTGCGCGAGGCCGGCTTCGAGCCCGAACGTGTGACCGCCTACCGCACGGTTCAAGTGGCGGCGGGACGCGCCGACGCCGAGCTGAGGGCACGACTTGGTGCCGTGCTCGTCTTCAGCTCGTCCGGGGCGCGGGCGCTCGCAGACCGCTTCGCCCCACTGCCGCCCGGAGCGCTCGTCGCCGCGATCGGCGAACCGACAGCCCGCGAACTCGCCAGGCTCGGAATTCCGGCGGCTGTGATCGCTGCCGAACACACCGCAGCGGGCACAGTGCACGCGCTCGCGGCGCACTGCGCGCGACTCGCAGGCGGGCCCCAGACTTTCACCGAAACCCTCAACCGAGAAGGAACCGAAGCATGACCCCCACCGTTCGCCCCAGGCGGCTCCGCGCGACGCCAGCGATGCGCGGCCTCACCACCGAGACTCGCGTGCACCCGCGCGACCTCATCCTCCCGATGTTCGTGCGCGAGGGGCTCGATGCGCCGCAACCGATCGGATCGATGCCAGGCGTCAAGCAACACACCCTCGATTCTCTTCGCGGCGCGGTCGCGGAGGCCGCCGCTGCAGGCATCGGCGGCGTGATGCTGTTCGGGATCCCTGCAGTGCGTGATGCGCAGGGCAGCGCGGCGGACGACCCCGCAGGCATCCTCAACGTTGCGACCGCGGCCGTGCGCGCCGAGGCAGGCGACGCGCTCGTCGTGCAGACCGACCTGTGCCTCGACGAGTTCACCAACCACGGGCACTGCGGCGTGCTCACGGCAGACGGCGCCGCAGTCGATAACGACGCGACCCTCGACCGCTACCGCGCGATGGCAGTCGCGCAGGCCGAGGCAGGGTCAGCCCTTCTGGGACTCTCGGGAATGATGGACGGCCAAGTCGCGGCGGTGCGCGAGGCGCTCGATGAGGCAGGCCACCCCGACACCGCGCTGCTCGCATACTCGGCAAAGTACGCGTCGGCGTTCTACGGGCCGTTCAGGGAGGCGGTGGACTCGCAGCTCACCGGTGACCGCAAGGGCTACCAGATGGACCCAGCGAACCGCCGTGAGGGGCTGCGCGAGGCCGAGCTCGACGTGCTCGAAGGTGCAGACGTTGTCATGGTGAAGCCGGCGATGAGCTATCTCGATGTGCTCGCCGACGTCGCAGCAGTGAGCCCGGTTCCCGTGTGGGCGTACCAGGTGTCAGGCGAGGCGGCCATGATCGAGGCGGCGGCCCAGAACGGCTGGATCGACAGGCGGCGCGCCATCGAGGAGTCCGTGCTCGGGATCAAGCGGGCTGGGGCCGACGCGATCCTCAGCTACTTCGCGACCGAGCTCGCGGGGTGGCTGCGATGAACGCCATGGCAGGTACCAATGCCGGGCTCGCTGAGCGTGCGGCACGCGTGATCCCTGGCGGAGTGAACTCGCCCGTGCGCGCGTTCGGCTCGGTAGGGGGCACGCCCCGATTCTTTGTCAGCGGAAACGGCGCGACGGTCACCGACGCTGACGATGTCGAGTACGTCGACCTCGTCGGAGCATGGGGCCCCGCTCTGCTCGGCCACGCCCACCCTGCCGTGGTCGATGCCGTGCAGCAGGCGGCCGCGCGAGGCCTCGGGTTTGGCGCGTCAGTTCCCGGCGAGTACGAGCTCGCGCAGGAAATCATCGAACGCATGCCCGAGGTCGAACTCGTGCGCCTCGTATCGACGGGCACGGAGGCGACGATGACAGCGATTCGTGTCGCCCGTGGCACGACAGGGCGGCCGCTCATCATCAAGTTTGCAGGACACTACCACGGCCACTCCGACGGGCTGCTCGCGGCCGCGGGCTCCGGGCTCGCGACATTCGGGCTTCCGGGCTCGGCGGGTGTCACTGCCGAAACCGCTGCGCAGACTCTCGTGCTTCCCTACAACAACCTCGCCGCGCTCGAACATGCCTTCGCCGCGCACCCCGGGGAAATCGCCGCCGTGATCACCGAGTCTGCGGCTGCAAACATGGGGATCCTGCCGCCCGACCCGGGCTTTACGGAGGGGCTCATTCGCCTCGCCCGCGCGAATGGCGCGCTCGTGATCACCGACGAAGTGCTCACTGGATTCAGGGCGAGTTCGTCGGGGTACTGGGGCATCGAGCGTGAGACCATGCCCGACGGCCTGCGGCCCGACCTGTTCACGTTTGGCAAGGTGGTTGGCGGGGGCCTGCCGCTTGCGGCGCTCGGTGGGCGGCGGGACCTCATGGAGCAGCTCGCGCCACTCGGGCCGGTGTATCAGGGAGGAACCCTCTCGGGGAACCCGCTCGCAGTTGCGGCGGGGCTCGCGACACTACGCCACGCAGACGGCTCGGTGTACGAGCGACTCGCAGCCGCGGCTGACGCGCTCGCGGTTGAGCTCGACGACGCGCTGACCGCCGCCGGGGTCGCCCACAGAGTACAGCGAGCTGGGACCCTACTCAGCGTGCTCTTCGGGGACTACCCTGTGGCCCCAGCAACCTACGACGACGTCCTCGGGCAAGACACGAGTAAGCACCGGGCGTTCTTCCACTCGATGCTTGACTCTGGTGTGAACCTGCCGCCGAGCGCCTTCGAGGCCTGGTTTGTGAGTGCAGCTCACGACGACAGGGTGATCGGCAGGATCGCCGAGGCGCTGCCGGCTGCAGCACGCGCCGCGGCTGCGGCCTAGGGGCTGGGGAGGGCTGGGGTTGGGGTGGGGTCGCCCCGTAGCCATGTGATCGGCGTTAGAACTGTCAGGAATTGCAGTGTTAGGCATTGAGAGCGCGGAAAGCATGTGCAGCGCAGGCCAGGCCAGGCCAAGCCAAGCCGAGCCCAGTCCAGTCCAGTCCAAGCCGAGCCAAGCCGAGCCAAGCCGAGCCCAGTCCAGTCCAGTCCAGTCCAGTCCAGTCCAGTCCAGTCCAGTCCAGTCCAGTCCAGTCCAGTCCAGTCCAGTCCAGTCCAGTCCAGTCCAGTCCTAGGCACCCCCAAGCTGACCCAGCCCGACCCGTAGCCATGTGAGCGGCAATAGAACTGTCAGGAATTGCAGTGTTGGGCATTGAGAGCGCAGAAAGCATTCGCAACGCAAGCCAGCCCTGACCGACGCAGTCCCCAGCCCAGCCCAACTCCGGGCGAGGACGGCATAGCCCCGATAGCGAAGCGGTGAACACGCGGGGAGGGCGCCACCGCATGGTGACGCCCTCCCCGTGTGTGAGCCCTTAGGGCTCGAACCTGGTGCTGAGCCTTACTCCGAGATGACCGGGCCGAAGGCCGCGGGCAGCGTAGCCTCGACCGATGCGCGAAGCTCGGCGAGGGGGAGCGTGAAGCGATCCTGAACCTCGATGGCCGCGTCAGCGCCCGCAAGATCGGTGACGCCGACCTTGAGCACCGGATAGTTGCGACCTTCGCAGAGGCCGCGGAACTTCACGTCCTCCTCGTGAGGAACAGCGACGAGCACGCGGCCCTGAGTCTCCGAGAAGAGTGCGGCAACAGCGTCGACGCCGTCGCGCTCCATGATCTCGGAGATCCACACGCGAGCGCCGATACCGAAGCGGAGCGCACCGTCGACGACTGCCTGCGCGAAGCCACCCTCAGACAGGTCGATTGCCGCCGAGAGCAGGCCGCCCTGGCTTGCAGCGTGGAGCAGCTCGGCGAGCGTGCGCTCAGCATCGAGATCCGCCTTCGGGGGGAGCCCGCCGAGGTGCGAGTGCACTGCTTCTGCCCACGCCGAACCGTCGAGCTCGTCGCGGGTCACGCCGAGCAGGTAGAGGTTCTCGCCCTGATCCTGCCAGCCCGAGGGGATGCGCCGCGCGACGTCGTCGATGATGCCGAGCACGCCAACGACAGGGGTCGGGTGGATCGGAGTATCGCCGGTCTGGTTGTAGAACGACACGTTGCCGCCGGTGACGGGAACCTCAAGCGCGAGGCAGGCGTCTGACAGGCCCTCGACAGCCTGCGAGAACTGCCACATTACCTCGGGGTTCTCGGGGCTGCCGAAGTTCAGGCAGTCGGTGACGGCCGTCGGCACGGCGCCCGAGGTGGCGACGTTGCGGTACGCCTCGCCGAGTGCGAGCTGCGCGCCAGCGTACGGGTCGAGCTGGCAGTAGCGGCCGTTCGCGTCTGTCGAGATTGCGACACCAAGGCCCGTCTCCTCGTTCACGCGGATCATGCCAGCTCCGTCGGGGAACGACAGGGCGGTGTTGCCACCAACGTAGTAGTCGTACTGGTTCGTCACCCACGACACGTCAGCCTGGTTCGGCGACGACGAGACCGCGAGTAGCTGCGCGCGGAGTGCCTCGCCGTCCTCGTCGCGTGCGAGGCCAGCGGCGTTGACCGAGTCGGCCTGGAGTGCGTCGATCCATGATGGGTATGCGACGGGGCGCTCGTAGACGGGGCCGTCGACCGCGACAGTCGAGGGGTCAACGTTCACGATCTCCTCGCCGCGCCAGTTGATGACGAGGCGGTTCGTGTCGGTGACCTCACCAAGCACGCTCGTCTCGACGTCCCACTTCGCGGTCACCGCGAGGAACTCGTCGAGCTTCTCGGGGGCGACGATCGCCATCATGCGCTCCTGGCTCTCCGACATGAGGATCTCCTCAGCGGTGAGCGACGGATCGCGCAGGAGCACGCTGTCGAGCTCGATGAACATGCCGCCGTCGCCGTTCGCAGCGAGCTCGCTTGTCGCGCACGAGATGCCTGCAGCACCGAGATCCTGGATGCCCTCGACGAGCTCGCCCTGGAACAGCTCGAGGCAGCACTCGATGAGCACCTTCTCTGCGAAGGGGTCGCCGACCTGCACCGCGGGGCGCTTCGTGGGGCCGCCCTCATCGAACGAGTCGGAGGCGAGGATCGACGCACCGCCGATACCGTCGCCACCGGTGCGGGCGCCGAAGAGCACGACCTTGTTGCCGAGGCCGGAGGCGTTCGCGGTGTGCAGATCTTCGTGGCGGAGGACGCCGACGCCGAGCGCGTTCACGAGCGGGTTCTGCTGGTAGACGCCGTCGAACACTGTCTCGCCGCCGAGGTTCGGGAGGCCGAGGCAGTTCGCGTACGACGAAATGCCGGAGACGACGCCGTGGACAACGCGGGCGGTGTCGGGATCGTCGATTGCGCCAAACCGCAGCTGGTCCATGACCGCCACGGGGCGTGCGCCCATCGAGATGATGTCGCGGATGATGCCGCCGACGCCGGTCGCGGCGCCCTGGAACGGCTCAATGTATGAGGGGTGGTTGTGGCTCTCCACCTTGAACGTGACTGCGAGTCCCTCGCCGACGTCGATGACGCCCGCGTTTTCGCCCATGCCGACGAGCAGGCGCTCGCGCATCTTGTCATTGACCTTCTTGCCGAACTGGCGCAGGTAGATCTTCGAGGACTTGTACGAGCAGTGCTCGGACCACATCACCGAGTACATCGCCAGCTCGCCCGAGGTTGGGCGGCGGCCGAGGATCTCGCGGATCTTGTCGTACTCGTCTGGCTTAAGCCCGAGGGCCGCGTACGGCTGTTCTTTCTCGGGGGTGGCAGCCGCATCGGCGACCGTATCGGGGCGAATGGGAGAGGCAGCGAAGTCAGTCACCCCCTCAGTCTACGCGGCTTTCGGGCCCAGGAATTCCGCCGTCGTCCCCAGCGCTTTGGCCCCCGCATAAAACAGTGAAATGGCGGCCGAATGAGGCTTTTCTGGCCCTTCCCGGGTGACAGGTGTCACACTAGGGGTATGAGCGAACAGCATGCGCCACAGCCGGCCCCACAGGGTGTAGACCTCAACGCCGCCCAGGCGTTGGCGGGTGCCGAGCCCGGTAAGAAGAAGCTTTCGATGTTTCTGCGGGTCAGCATCATCCTGCTGATCGGCCTCACTCTTGCCTCGATTTCGCTGCTGTTTATTGGCGACTTTGAGGGGCGCTTTGAACGCATCTTCTCGACGTTCGCGCTTTTCGCGGTCTTTGTCGTGCTGACCGCGATTGACACGAGTCGTGATCGAGCGAACGAGTGGTATGCCCCCGTCGCCCTGATTGCGAACACGTACATCCTCGGGCTGTTGCTCGTCGTGATTTGGATGACGCCGTACGATTCGTTCTCGCTCATGTTCCAGATCTTCTGGAAGTCATTCCTGGTAATCCTCGTCACACGTCTCGTCATTCTCTGCTGCGAGCTGCTCCTTCGCAGCGGCAAAGACGACGACGAGGCTGGCAACCGGTTTGCGTTCATCACGAGCGTGCTTGCAGTTCTCTCGGGCATCTTGTTCACAGCCCCCGTCGGAATTGAGGCCTTCAGCCTCCACGTCCCCGACATGTACTGGAAGATCGCGACTGCGGTGCTGATCCTCACGGCGCTCGGACTCTCCGTTACGCTGCTGTTGCGGTGGGCGAACAACTCGGAGGAGCGCTCCGCGAGGCGCGAGGCAGACAAGGCCGCGCAGCGAGCTGCGGCAATTGCAGCGCCGGCGAGCGTCGCGGGCGGCGCCGAAGCAACGATCGCAGCGCAGACTGCTCCGACAGCAGAGTCCTCGCAGGTTGCACCGCCTCTTCCGCAGGCCGCAAACGAGCCGCAGGCAGTCGCACCTCAGTCGCCTCCTGCGCCGCACTCCGGGCAGGCGCCGACCGAGGTGCTGCTCCCGTGGCCGACGTTTGCAGACGGCAGGCCGATCCCTGCGCGGCCCGATGGCCAGCCTGACTTCTCGGTGCCCGGGGCGCCGCTTCCGCCCACGTTCTAGCTGAGAAGGTGCGCGGCTCGCGCTGTGGCGCGGGCGGCAGGCAGCCGAGCCTGGCGCACGGCGGGCCGGGAGTGCGAGCGGCCCTAGACTAACTGGGTGAATGCTGCAGTAACCCCACTCGTACGCCCTATTCGGACAGCTGAATACCCCGCCGAAGTGGCACTCCTCGACGCCGCATATGGGGCAGGCCCCTACGCGGCGGAGCTTGCCGGCGACCCTGAATGGGAGCGCTCGGTGAGCGACGTCGCAGGGCGCGATGCCGACGGCCAGGTCATCGTTGTCGAAGAAGCTGGCAGGCTGCTCGGCGCGGCCTCCGTGCTTCGGCCAGAAAGCTCGCACGCGAAACTAGCGTCTAAAGGGGAAGCCGAGCTTCGCCTCGTCGCAGTAGATCCGAACGCGCAGGGGCGCGGCATCGGGGAGGCGCTCGTGCGCGCTGGCCTTGAGGTTGCGCTCGGCTGGGGGCGGTCGTCCCTACGTCTGGACACGGGTGTGCGCAACCCCGCTCAGCGGCTCTATGCCCGCCTTGGGTTTGAGCACACGGTTGAACTCGATGCGGAGCGCACGAGCTCGGGCTACGGCGAGTCGTTGACGTACCGCTACGCGCTGCAAGACAGGGAAGACGTGCGGGTGCGGCTGATTCGCGACGAGGAGATCTCGGAGGTGAGCGAGCTTGTACTCGCTGCATACCGCGACGACTACCCCCACCTAGCCGCCGACTACCTTGCAGATATCGCCGACGTCGCGGCGCGCGCCGCAACGCACTTCGTGTGGGTCGCGGAGGACGTTGCCACTGGCGATCTGCTGGGGACGGTCACCAGCCCGAGGCATCGCGAGCAGCTCACCTCCGCCTCCGAGCCAGGGGAGATGGATATTCGGTTGCTCGGGGTCTCGCAGGCCGCCCGTGGGCGAGGGATCGGCGCCCTCCTCATGCGGAGTAGTGTGCGCCTCGCAAAGATCCGGGGTGCGAGTCGTCTCGTGCTCGAGACGAGCCCGATGATGGAGTCGGCGTGGCGACTGTACGAGCGCCTGGAGTTTTCAAGGCTCAGTGACCGAGATCGCTCAATCACCCTCGCCAGCGGCGATGAGTTGCGGCTGTTGACCTACGGATTCGAGCTCATGGCCTAGTTCGAGGCGCGTGGGCGCCCGGGGTGGTAGGGGAAATGCCCAGATCAACGTGACAATTTCAGCAATCACTTGAACATCAGATGAATTGGAGGTTAGGGTTACCTAAGTGGGTTCCAGTGTTGGGCGCATCCCGGGCCACGGGATCCAGCACGGAACCCTTTTTCGCTTCCACCCGGAAGCCGGCGCGCCAGAACCCGAACCCCCGTCCAAAGGAATTCATTACCGTGACTCTCCGTACCTCTCGTAAGCCGCGCCTGCTTGGCCTCGCGGCAATTGCCGCAAGTGCCGCCCTCGTGCTGTCGGCCTGCAGCTCCTCGCCGTCTGAAGAGACCGATGCGAAGCCCGAAGCCGGCGCAACTGTGTCGATTACCGACAACTTCGGCACCGTCGACGTACCCGTGAACCCTGAGACCGTTGTCGCGCTCGACAACCACGTTTTCGAGACGCTCACCGAGTGGGACATCGACCTCGCGGCAGCGCCGAAGGGCATCATGGGGTCTGTCTGGCCTGGCTACACCGACAACGACGATGTCGTAGACATCGGGTCGCACCGCGAGCCGAACCTCGAGGCGATCGTTGCAGCGCAGCCCGACCTCATCATCGCCGGTTACCGTTTCGGTGACTCGTACGACGACATCAAGAAGCAGAACCCCGACGCCGTGGTCATCGACATCGCTCCCCGCGAGGGTGAGGATCTCATGAGCGAGCTGAAGCGTGGCAACACGATCCTCGGCCAGATCTTCGACCACGAAGAAGAAGCCGAGGCGACAAACGCTGGGCTCGACGAAGCAATTGCCGGCGCCAAGGAGGCCTACAACGGCAGCGACACCGTCATGGCAGTGAACACCTCAGGCGGCAAGATCGGCTACCTCGCTCCCGGCGTCGGCCGTTCGGTCGGCCCCGTGTTCGGTGCCCTCGGCCTGGTTCCCGCGCTCGAGGTTGAGGGCGCGTCAAGCGACCACCAGGGCGACGACATCTCGGTCGAGGCGATTGCCGCCTCGAACCCAGAGTGGATCATCGCGCTCGACCGTGACGCATCGTTCGCTCCCGAGGAGCGCGAAGAGGGCTCGGCCCCGGCCGCCGAGCTCATCGCCGGCTCAGAGGCGCTGAAGAACGTGCCCGCCGTCACCAAGGGCAACATCATCTACCTTGACGCGAACTTCTACCTCACTGAGGACATCCACGCGTACACCGAGCTGTTTGAGCAGATCCAGGCGGCATTCGCAGCAGCATGAACGTGAACCGCACGTCTGCCGGCAACGGCGATGGAGGAACGCCCGCTCGAGAGAGCGGGCGTTCCCGCGTTCGTCAGGTGGCGCCGCGATCAAGCATCGCGACTGCGCTTCCTGACGCCGCCGGCGAGATCGCCCCCGAAAAGCGGGCGCGAGTGTGGCCGCTCGCGGTAGCCACCCTCGTCGTCGCAGCTCTCCTCGCACTTTCGCTGTTCGTCGGCGTCTACGACATCACAGACGGCGAGCTCGGAGCCGAAATGATGTGGATCACGCGAGTCCCGCGGACAGTTGCGCTCATGCTGGCGGGTGCCGCCATGGCCGCGAGCGGGCTCGTCATGCAGATGCTCACGCAGAACCGTTTCGTTGATGCGACGACTTCCGGCACGACCGAGTGGGCGTCACTCGGGCTCCTCCTCACCGCGATCGTCGCGCCGAGCGTCGGCCTCGTCGGACGCATGGTCGTTTCGAGCCTGTTTGCCTTCATCGGGGCGATGGCCTTCATGCTGATCCTGCGCCGGATCGTGATCCGGTCGACACTCGTCGTTCCGCTCATCGGGATCATGCTCGGTGCTGTGATCAGCGCACTCACAACGTTCCTGGCGGTGCAGTTCAACCTGCTGCAGATGGTTGGCACCTGGTTCATGGGGAGTTTCACGAGCGTCGTCCGCGGACGCTACGAGGTGCTCTGGATCGTCGCGATCGTCACGCTGCTCGTCTTCCTGCTCGCCGACCGCATCACCGTTGCTGGCCTCGGCCGCGAGGTAGCGACGAGCGTCGGCATGCGCTACGAGACGATACTCATCGCGGGAACCGCCCTCGTCGCGGTTGCCGCCGGAGTGACAACCGTGGTCGTCGGCTTTCTGCCGTTCCTCGGCCTCGTTGTACCGAACGTCGTCGCGACGCTGCGCGGCGACAACGTCCGCAGCAACCTCCCGTGGGAGTGCCTGGGCGGTATCGCCCTCGTCACGGTGTGCGACATCCTCGGGCGCGTCGTCCGAATGCCGTTCGAGGTACCCGTGTCAATGGTGCTCGGAATGGTCGGCGCTGTTGTCTTCATCACGATCCTGATGCGGGGGCGGTCGCGTGCGTGAACCCATCCAGCTCAGCCCAGCTGGCGAGCTTCCGATCCCGCCCGAGCCGGCGCTGCCGCGCTGGCGTCAGCTCCTCCCGATCGCGATCGTCTTCGTGGTCGCGATCCTCCTCGCGGTGGCCATTCTCACGTACGCGAACCCGGCGCAGCCTGGCAGTTCCGGATTCTGGGTGATCGTCCGCTCCCGCGCAGCCTCGCTCGGCACGATCGCGCTTGTCGCGGTCTGTCAGGCAGTCGCGACAGTGCTCTTTCACACGGCGACGTCGAACAGGATCCTGACCCCGTCGATCCTCGGCTTCGACGCCCTCTACGTGCTCACCCAGACCGCGCTCGTGTATGTCTTCGGTACCGCAGCGTCTGGCCTCGAGGGAATCCCGAAGATCCTCGCGCAGAGCGGGCTCATGGTGATCTTCGCGACCGCCCTCTACGGGTGGCTGTTCTCGGGCAAGCGCGCGAACCTGCACCTGCTGCTGCTCGTTGGTGTTGTGCTCGGCATCGGGTTCGGGTCAATCTCGACGTTCATGCAGCGAATGCTCACGCCGAGCGAGTTCGACGTGCTCAGCGCGCGACTCTTCGGCAGCATAGGCAACGGCAACATCGAATACCTGCCGTTCGCGGCGACGATTGCGCTCGGGATCCTCGTGTTCGTGTGGCGCCGCCGCAAGGTCTACGACGTCGTCGCGCTCGGGCGCGACGCCGCGGTCAGCCTCGGCGTGAACTACAGGCGAGAAGTCGTCACGATTCTTGTGCTCGTCGCCGTGCTCATCTCAGTGTCGGTGACGATGGTGGGGCCGATGACGTTCTACGGCTTCCTCGTCGCGACGCTCGCCTACCAGTTCGCCCGCAATGACTCGCACGCTGAGATTATCCCGCTCGCGATCGGCATCGGCCTCGTCACCCTCCTGGGCGCGACCTTCGTGCTGAAGCACATCTTCTCGGCCGGCGGCCTCGTCACCGTGATCATCGAGTTCGCTGGCGGCCTGCTCTTCCTCATCGTCCTGCTCAGAAAGGGGCTGCGTTGATCCAGCTCACCTCCGTCGGCAAAGACTACGCCGGCAAGCGCGTGCTCGGCCCGATCGACCTCACCATCGAGCCCGGCGGCATCACCGCGCTCATCGGCCCAAACGGCGCCGGCAAGTCGACGATGCTCACAATCATCGGCAGGCTGCTCGGGGCCGACGCCGGCACCGTGACCGTCGGCGGGCTCGACGTGACGAAGGCAAAGCCGAAAGAGCTCGCGAAGGTCGTGTCAATCCTGCGCCAAGAGAATCACTTCATGGCGCGTCTGACCGTGCGCCAGCTCGTGACGTTCGGCAGGTTCCCGCACTCAGCCGGGCGCACAACCGAGGCTGACAGGCGTGCGATTCACGCCGCGATCGCGTTCCTCGACCTCGCGGGCATGGAGGACCGGTTCATCGACGAGCTCTCGGGCGGTCAACGCCAGCGCGCGTTCGTCGCGATGGTGCTCGCGCAAGACACCGACTACGTGCTGCTCGACGAGCCGCTCACCGGTCTCGACATGCGGCACGCCGCCGGCATGATGCGGCAGTTGCGTGCTGCCGCAGATGCGCTCGGCAAGACGGTTGTGCTCGTCGTGCACGACGTGAACTTCGCGTCCGCGTACGCCGACAGGATCATCGCGCTCGCCGACGGTGAGCTCGTGGCGTCGGGTACTCCCGATGAGATCATGACGCCCGAGGTGCTCGAGCGCGTCTTCGGCACCGAGGTCGAGGTCATCGAGCACGCGGGGAACAAGGTCGCGATCTACTACAGGGTGGAGTGACCCGCGAGGCGCAGGCGAGGCGCCTGGCCCGTGCCTGGCCCGGGCCTGGCCTGCGCCTGGCCCGTGCCTGGCCCGCGGCTGGCCCGTTCCTGGCCTGCGCCTGGCCTGGCCCGCGCCTGGCCCGTTCCGTGCCTGGCCCAGCCCGCAAAACAGGCCCATTTCTGCAAGACAACCTGTTCCCGACGGTAGGGAAGGGGTGATCCTGCGACGAACGACCTCTGTGGCGGACTCGCCGGTCGGAACGGCGCTGGAGTGCGCGAAAGGCCGGGGGAGCGTGGTGCTCCGCCCGGCCTTTCGAATCGGTGGGCGCCGCGTCGGCGGTGCCCGTGTCGGGCCGCGTTAGACGCGCGCCGCGATCGCGTTCAGGGCGCTCTCAAAGAATGCGAGGCCGTCAACGCCCGAGCGCATCGCTGCCGAGGTGTCGGGCCCGAAGCCCTCCTCGATTGCGTGCTCAGGGTGGGGCATGAGGCCGACAACGTTGCCGCGCTCGTTCGTGAGCCCGGCGATGTCGTTGAGTGAACCGTTCGGGTTGACGCCTGCATAGCGGAACGCGACGAGGCCGTCGCCCTCAAGCTGCTTCAGTGTCTCGTCGCTCGCGATGTAGCCGCCGTCACCGTTCTTCAACGGGATGACGATCTCCTGGCCCTGCGTGAACGAGCTCGTCCAAGCGGTCGACGCGTTCTCGACGACGAGGCGCTGATCGCGGCGGATGAACTGCTGGTGCGCGTTCCGGATCAGGCCGCCGGGAAGCAGGTGCGCCTCGACGAGCATCTGGAAGCCGTTGCAGATGCCGAGCACCGGCATGCCCTTGCCTGCCGCATCGATAACCTCGGTCATGATCGGGGCGAGGGCAGCGATCGCGCCCGGGCGCAGGTAGTCGCCGTAGCTGAAGCCGCCGGGGAGAATAATCGCGTCAACATTCTGCAGGTCGTGGTCAGCGTGCCAGAGCGCGACG
Above is a window of Leucobacter aridicollis DNA encoding:
- the purQ gene encoding phosphoribosylformylglycinamidine synthase subunit PurQ, whose protein sequence is MATRIGVVTFPGSLDDRDAQRAVRLVGAEPVALWHADHDLQNVDAIILPGGFSYGDYLRPGAIAALAPIMTEVIDAAGKGMPVLGICNGFQMLVEAHLLPGGLIRNAHQQFIRRDQRLVVENASTAWTSSFTQGQEIVIPLKNGDGGYIASDETLKQLEGDGLVAFRYAGVNPNGSLNDIAGLTNERGNVVGLMPHPEHAIEEGFGPDTSAAMRSGVDGLAFFESALNAIAARV
- a CDS encoding ABC transporter permease, with the protein product MNVNRTSAGNGDGGTPARESGRSRVRQVAPRSSIATALPDAAGEIAPEKRARVWPLAVATLVVAALLALSLFVGVYDITDGELGAEMMWITRVPRTVALMLAGAAMAASGLVMQMLTQNRFVDATTSGTTEWASLGLLLTAIVAPSVGLVGRMVVSSLFAFIGAMAFMLILRRIVIRSTLVVPLIGIMLGAVISALTTFLAVQFNLLQMVGTWFMGSFTSVVRGRYEVLWIVAIVTLLVFLLADRITVAGLGREVATSVGMRYETILIAGTALVAVAAGVTTVVVGFLPFLGLVVPNVVATLRGDNVRSNLPWECLGGIALVTVCDILGRVVRMPFEVPVSMVLGMVGAVVFITILMRGRSRA
- a CDS encoding iron ABC transporter ATP-binding protein, with amino-acid sequence MIQLTSVGKDYAGKRVLGPIDLTIEPGGITALIGPNGAGKSTMLTIIGRLLGADAGTVTVGGLDVTKAKPKELAKVVSILRQENHFMARLTVRQLVTFGRFPHSAGRTTEADRRAIHAAIAFLDLAGMEDRFIDELSGGQRQRAFVAMVLAQDTDYVLLDEPLTGLDMRHAAGMMRQLRAAADALGKTVVLVVHDVNFASAYADRIIALADGELVASGTPDEIMTPEVLERVFGTEVEVIEHAGNKVAIYYRVE
- a CDS encoding iron chelate uptake ABC transporter family permease subunit, with product MREPIQLSPAGELPIPPEPALPRWRQLLPIAIVFVVAILLAVAILTYANPAQPGSSGFWVIVRSRAASLGTIALVAVCQAVATVLFHTATSNRILTPSILGFDALYVLTQTALVYVFGTAASGLEGIPKILAQSGLMVIFATALYGWLFSGKRANLHLLLLVGVVLGIGFGSISTFMQRMLTPSEFDVLSARLFGSIGNGNIEYLPFAATIALGILVFVWRRRKVYDVVALGRDAAVSLGVNYRREVVTILVLVAVLISVSVTMVGPMTFYGFLVATLAYQFARNDSHAEIIPLAIGIGLVTLLGATFVLKHIFSAGGLVTVIIEFAGGLLFLIVLLRKGLR